The Verrucomicrobiales bacterium genome window below encodes:
- a CDS encoding ATP-dependent Clp protease ATP-binding subunit, whose protein sequence is MIFSIPIFIEERSSGPGISPTFVVRPLFQREPVQRAEKLTRALAKLSNNLHQLLLGLGRSPRHDDLAAWTFDPLLDETTIELRLELKSGSHRRLFFLVGYSSFGRKLYFCPKLPELHFEVLSNQTLADRAVTVFTPHFREMERDRGAVDLDDFALIGKGRLTILEVALDPASLATKKSGTTRAALFGGQEKKEGEVELRRTGRRLNSMYPDDLERAFYRDHEVEELDRLLVADDRRPVLLVGPRRVGKTTVLHELVRRICARRKGGSGDGPDVWLVSPMRLISGMSYLGEWENRVLAILEHAREKDLVLYFDDLLGLFSAGVSSASDLNVAQVLRPWLERRSVRLVAEIAPEAWRKLQERDRAFADLFHLIPVEEPSDAETLRILIHVDRSLEEAHRCAFDLEVVPASCDLVRRFGTDAAFPGKAADFLKRLAARHSGQPVTRADALEEFQQQSGLRVAMLDGSVKLERSSLLEQLRTRVVGQDNALEAFADILVTLKARLNDPRRPLGTLLLLGPTGVGKTQAANALAELLFGGKERLLRFDMNEYVDASSVLRLTGSPMEPEGLLTSAVRRQPFSVVLFDEIEKASPELFDLLLAVLDEGRLTDSLGRVTDFTQTVILMTSNLGARESRARLGFGVGSAGSAADDTAYISAAEKFFRPEFFNRLDRVVPFRTLDATHLERICGLLIGNLLTRDGLRRRDGVLTVAPAAIQRLVGLGNHPQLGARALKRVIEREVAQPLAELLVALPPGTAMMALLAAKETGFAVSLRSLNPVDRSVTWPETLGPASPLASDPNWTVKVLDGVRRALRRIETELGKNAPAGTIELAALPAHHVRYFLGRESIVNVLQLIKDVEDAQVMAGRPKRASKLPRARTLRPERLFDSPSGTFLHRLRDVFAVRHSLEDLEADVVELPDSPLAALLREVALLEALAQAPMDGEKEVLLLTFRTLLAKDNDLMHRLVRLHVEALGSIWGASKLVSVESLGEKNLGGSGNLSEPQGRSMAIRIVGHDARRFLPEGPNLILIKRADGGTGVILTSLETLAADSNGGAQCQQLSPSVDDMDVHSLGPVIQRVVENQGMTDFRSGVTVPDRPSDDEFRSLLLSMLPLPPEVAVSLSRES, encoded by the coding sequence ATGATCTTTTCGATCCCAATCTTTATCGAGGAACGCTCTTCGGGGCCGGGCATCTCCCCGACCTTTGTCGTTCGACCGTTATTCCAGCGAGAACCCGTGCAGCGAGCCGAGAAACTGACTCGCGCTCTGGCTAAGCTTTCGAACAACCTCCACCAGCTCCTCCTTGGGTTAGGTCGAAGCCCCCGCCATGACGACCTGGCGGCATGGACCTTTGATCCTTTGTTGGACGAGACCACGATTGAGCTGCGGCTTGAGCTCAAGTCTGGCTCGCATCGTCGACTTTTTTTCCTGGTTGGCTATTCCTCGTTCGGTCGAAAACTCTATTTTTGTCCGAAGCTGCCCGAACTCCATTTTGAAGTCTTGTCCAACCAGACGTTGGCGGATCGCGCCGTCACGGTATTCACCCCACATTTTCGGGAAATGGAACGCGACAGGGGCGCAGTGGATCTGGATGACTTTGCTCTGATCGGAAAGGGGCGCCTCACCATTCTCGAAGTGGCGCTGGATCCCGCTTCACTCGCCACGAAGAAGAGTGGCACAACCCGGGCCGCGTTGTTTGGCGGCCAGGAGAAGAAGGAGGGTGAAGTGGAGTTGCGAAGAACAGGTCGCCGGTTGAATAGCATGTATCCGGACGACCTGGAGCGCGCCTTTTATCGTGATCATGAGGTTGAGGAGTTGGATCGCTTGTTGGTTGCCGATGATCGTCGACCGGTTCTGCTGGTCGGTCCCAGACGGGTTGGAAAGACCACGGTGCTGCACGAACTCGTGCGGCGAATCTGCGCCCGTCGGAAAGGAGGTTCTGGTGACGGGCCGGATGTCTGGCTCGTGTCCCCTATGCGCCTTATCAGCGGAATGAGCTATTTGGGCGAGTGGGAGAATCGGGTGCTGGCTATCTTGGAACATGCCCGAGAGAAAGACCTGGTGCTCTATTTCGACGACTTGCTCGGGTTGTTCAGCGCCGGGGTCAGTTCCGCCTCCGACCTCAATGTTGCCCAGGTACTTCGTCCGTGGCTCGAACGTCGATCGGTCCGGTTGGTTGCTGAAATCGCCCCCGAGGCCTGGCGCAAGCTCCAGGAACGAGACCGCGCATTCGCCGATCTATTTCACCTCATCCCGGTAGAAGAACCGTCCGACGCTGAGACCTTGCGCATCTTGATCCATGTCGACCGATCCCTGGAGGAAGCGCATCGCTGCGCGTTCGACTTGGAGGTGGTCCCGGCGTCCTGCGACCTGGTTCGTCGCTTCGGCACCGACGCCGCGTTCCCTGGAAAAGCGGCGGACTTTTTGAAACGGTTGGCCGCTCGGCATTCAGGACAACCGGTCACGCGAGCGGATGCGTTGGAGGAGTTCCAGCAACAGAGCGGGCTGCGCGTGGCCATGCTGGATGGCTCGGTGAAGTTGGAGCGCAGCAGTCTCTTGGAGCAACTGCGCACGAGGGTCGTGGGTCAGGACAATGCCCTGGAAGCCTTCGCCGATATTCTGGTGACGCTGAAAGCACGCCTCAACGATCCGCGCCGGCCTTTGGGGACTCTGCTCCTGCTGGGGCCAACGGGGGTAGGTAAGACACAAGCCGCCAATGCTCTGGCCGAGCTTCTGTTTGGCGGCAAGGAGCGGCTGTTGCGTTTCGACATGAACGAGTACGTGGACGCGTCATCGGTTCTCCGATTGACCGGTTCCCCGATGGAGCCGGAGGGCTTGCTGACCAGTGCCGTGCGACGGCAGCCGTTTAGTGTGGTCTTGTTCGATGAGATCGAGAAGGCCTCTCCGGAGCTTTTCGATCTGTTGCTCGCGGTCCTCGACGAAGGCCGGCTGACCGATTCTTTGGGGCGAGTGACGGATTTCACTCAGACGGTGATCCTGATGACCTCAAACTTGGGCGCACGTGAGTCCCGGGCGCGACTCGGCTTTGGAGTCGGCTCCGCTGGTTCCGCAGCGGATGACACTGCCTATATCTCCGCAGCTGAGAAGTTTTTTAGGCCTGAGTTTTTCAATCGTTTGGATCGAGTCGTTCCTTTTCGCACTCTGGATGCCACTCACTTGGAACGCATTTGCGGCCTGCTCATTGGAAATCTTCTGACGCGTGATGGATTGCGCCGTCGGGATGGTGTGTTAACGGTGGCCCCAGCCGCTATCCAGCGGCTGGTGGGATTAGGGAATCATCCCCAGCTGGGTGCGCGCGCCCTGAAGCGAGTGATTGAACGGGAAGTAGCTCAACCACTGGCAGAGCTGCTCGTCGCGTTGCCGCCAGGGACTGCCATGATGGCCTTGCTGGCCGCGAAAGAGACGGGATTTGCCGTCAGCCTGAGAAGTTTGAATCCCGTGGACCGTTCGGTAACCTGGCCAGAGACTTTAGGACCAGCCAGTCCGCTGGCATCCGATCCGAATTGGACCGTCAAGGTTCTCGATGGAGTGCGACGCGCTTTGCGCCGAATCGAAACGGAGTTGGGAAAGAACGCGCCTGCGGGAACGATTGAACTGGCGGCTCTTCCTGCTCATCACGTGCGCTACTTCCTTGGTCGCGAATCCATCGTGAATGTGCTTCAGCTCATTAAAGATGTCGAGGATGCGCAAGTCATGGCTGGCCGTCCTAAACGAGCATCCAAGCTGCCGCGGGCCAGGACCTTGCGTCCAGAGAGGTTGTTTGACAGTCCTTCGGGAACGTTCTTGCACCGATTGAGGGATGTTTTTGCTGTTAGGCATTCGCTTGAGGACTTGGAGGCCGACGTTGTGGAGCTGCCGGATTCGCCACTCGCGGCCTTGCTTCGCGAGGTTGCCCTGCTTGAGGCACTCGCCCAAGCGCCTATGGATGGCGAGAAGGAGGTCCTGCTACTGACGTTCCGTACGTTGTTGGCCAAAGACAACGATCTGATGCACCGCCTCGTTCGATTGCATGTCGAAGCTCTTGGCTCGATTTGGGGGGCTTCCAAGTTGGTGTCGGTGGAGTCCCTCGGGGAAAAGAACCTGGGCGGGAGTGGGAACCTCAGTGAGCCTCAGGGACGCTCGATGGCGATCCGGATTGTCGGCCACGATGCCCGCCGGTTTTTGCCCGAGGGACCCAACCTCATCCTGATCAAGCGGGCCGACGGAGGCACCGGAGTCATCCTAACGAGCCTGGAGACGCTGGCCGCGGACAGCAACGGGGGGGCACAATGCCAACAGCTTTCTCCATCCGTAGATGACATGGATGTTCATTCTCTTGGGCCCGTGATTCAGCGTGTCGTTGAGAATCAGGGAATGACAGACTTTCGGAGCGGGGTCACCGTTCCGGATCGGCCCTCGGACGACGAGTTCCGAAGTTTGCTACTCTCGATGTTGCCTTTGCCACCGGAGGTTGCGGTGAGTCTATCGCGGGAGAGTTGA